In Erythrolamprus reginae isolate rEryReg1 chromosome 10, rEryReg1.hap1, whole genome shotgun sequence, one DNA window encodes the following:
- the LOC139173139 gene encoding LOW QUALITY PROTEIN: COUP transcription factor 2-like (The sequence of the model RefSeq protein was modified relative to this genomic sequence to represent the inferred CDS: deleted 1 base in 1 codon): MAMVVGTWRDPQDDVSGPQGTQPSQAAPVPVTPAGAPHTPQTPGPGGPPSTPAQSNAGSQQGPGEKQQQQQHIECVVCGDKSSGKHYGQFTCEGCKSFFKRSVRRNLSYTCRANRNCPIDQHHRNQCQYCRLKKCLKVGMRREAVQRGRMPPTQPTHGQFALTNGDPLNCHSYLSGYISLLLRAEPYPTSRFGSQCMQPNNIMGIENICELAARMLFSAVEWARNIPFFPDLQITDQVALLRLTWSELFVLNAAQCSMPLHVAPLLAAAGLHASPMSADRVVAFMDHIRIFQEQVEKLKALHVDSAEYSCLKAIVLFTSDACGLSDVAHVESLQEKSQCALEEYVRSQYPNQPTRFGKLLLRLPSLRTVSSSVIEQLFFVRLVGKTPIETLIRDMLLSGSSFNWPYMAIQ; this comes from the exons ATGGCAATGGTAGTGGGCACCTGGCGAGACCCGCAGGACGATGTGAGCGGCCCGCAAGGAACTCAGCCTTCGCAGGCGGCCCCGGTTCCAGTGACCCCCGCGGGCGCCCCACACACCCCGCAGACGCCGGGCCCGGGCGGGCCG CCCAGCACCCCGGCGCAGAGCAACGCTGGCAGCCAGCAGGGCCCGGgcgagaagcagcagcagcagcagcacatcGAGTGCGTGGTGTGCGGGGACAAGTCCAGCGGCAAGCACTACGGGCAGTTCACGTGTGAAGGCTGCAAGAGCTTCTTTAAGCGCAGCGTCCGCAGGAACCTCAGCTACACGTGCCGCGCCAACCGGAACTGCCCCATCGACCAGCACCACCGCAACCAGTGCCAGTATTGCCGCCTCAAGAAATGCCTGAAGGTCGGCATGAGACGGGAAG CCGTCCAGAGGGGCAGAATGCCACCCACACAGCCGACCCACGGCCAGTTCGCCTTAACCAACGGAGACCCGCTGAACTGCCACTCGTACCTCTCCGGATATATTTCCCTCTTGCTGCGGGCCGAGCCCTACCCGACCTCCCGCTTCGGCAGCCAGTGCATGCAGCCCAACAACATCATGGGCATCGAGAACATTTGCGAGCTGGCCGCCCGGATGCTCTTCAGCGCGGTGGAGTGGGCCCGGAACATTCCCTTCTTCCCCGACCTCCAGATCACCGACCAGGTGGCCCTCCTGCGGCTCACCTGGAGCGAGCTCTTCGTCCTCAACGCCGCCCAGTGCTCCATGCCGCTCCACGTTGCGCCGCTCCTGGCCGCCGCCGGCCTCCACGCCTCGCCCATGTCCGCCGACCGCGTGGTCGCCTTTATGGACCACATACGCATTTTCCAGGAGCAGGTGGAGAAGCTGAAAGCCCTGCACGTGGACTCGGCGGAATACAGCTGCTTGAAGGCCATTGTCCTCTTCACCTCAG ATGCGTGTGGTCTGTCCGACGTTGCCCATGTTGAAAGTTTACAGGAGAAGTCCCAGTGCGCGCTGGAAGAGTACGTCAGGAGCCAGTATCCAAACCAGCCCACCCGTTTTGGGAAACTGTTGTTGCGTCTCCCCTCACTTCGCACCGTCTCTTCCTCGGTCATAGAGCAATTGTTTTTCGTCCGTTTGGTAGGTAAAACTCCCATAGAAACCCTTATCAGAGATATGCTACTATCCGGAAGCAGTTTTAACTGGCCTTATATGGCCATCCAATAA